A segment of the Longimicrobium sp. genome:
ACCCGCAGTTCCTGGTGGCGCGAGACCTGGTGCGGGGCGGTTGGAGCATCTCCCCCGCTCCCGCGACGAAAAATCCGACCTTTCTCAACGGCGCGGCGCTCGGTGACGCGCCGGCGCCGCTCTTGAAGGGCGCCATCATCTCCATTGGCCCGACCCGGCTGCGGCTGCGCGTCGAGAGCGAACCGTGATCCAGCGCGACGATCTTCCCCCCGATGGTGCGCCGGAAACCGGCGAGAGTCCGCCGGCCGCCTCGCTTGTGCCCGAGGACGCGCATGCTCCCGAGCCGCCGCCGGATGACGCGTCGGCTCCGGCCGCCGAGCCGCAGCCTGCGCCTGAACAGGCCGCTGCCCCGGCACTCGGGGGATCCACGAGCCAGGTGAACGTGCTGGAGGTGCGGGAGCTGGACTGGGAGGGCATCCGCGCCGCCGTCAGCACCCCGTTCCCACGAGAGCGCGCGGAGCGGATCATCCAGCGGATGGAGCAGCGGCTGGCGGGGGGCGGCCCGGTGGGGCTCGCCTTCGAGGAGTACGCGGCGGGCCCGAACGACCGGGCCGTGCTGATCGGCGAGGACTGGCCGGTGGGCGAGGTGTGGTTCGTGGGCGACCTGCACGGCGACCTGCTGGCGCTGGAGTCCGCGCTCCAGCACATCGACCGGAGCGGCGGCGGCGCGGATGCGCGCATCGTCTTCCTGGGCGACCTGTTCGATGACGGCGTGCACGCTGCCGAGGTCGTGCTGCGCGTCTTCGAGCTGCTGCTGGACGGGCCGATGCGCGTGACCGTGGTGACGGGGAACCACGACGACGCGGTGCAGTGGGAGGACGGGCGCTTTCAATCGACCGTCCTGCCGTCCGACTTCACGGACTGGCTGAACCAGGCCTCCGCGGACGGCCACCCGTGGGCGGAGCGGCTGGGGCGGACGATCGTGCATTTCTTCCGCCGGACGCCGCGCGCGCTCTTCTTTCCGGACGGGCTGCTGGTGGCGCACGGCGGGATCCCGCACACGGACCTGCACCCCGTGCTGGCCGAGTGCAGGGATTGGAACGACCCGCGCGTGCTGCAGGACTTCGTGTGGCTGCGCGCCCATCCGCGCGCCCGCAAGCGCATCCCCAACCGCACCACGCGGGGGAGCGAGTTCGGGCGCGAGGACTTCGCAGCCTTCTGCCAGGTGGCCACGCGGCTGGGGCGACCGGTGAGCCGGATGCTGCGCGGCCACGACCACGTGGAGGAGCGCTTCGAGGCCTTTCCCGCGTGGGCGGAGCACCCCGCGCTCACCATCAACACGCTGTCGCACCGGCTTCCGCGGGAGGTGTTTGGGCCGTACGAGCGGGTTCCCGTGGTGGCGCGCTGGGTACGCGGCGAGCTTCCGGAGGTGCGGCGGCTGTTCATCCCGCCCGATCTGATCCGCGAGATCTACCCGGAGCCGGGCGATGCGGAGGAGGGCGGATGAGCCGCGTCGTCGCGCGCTGCCCCAACTGCGGCGTGGAGAACGACGACGCACGAGGCGGTCCCTGCGAGGTGTGCGGCACCACGCTGCGCTTCTGGTGCCGCCTGCACGGGGCGGAGACGGGGTGGCTCGACTCCCCCGACTGCCCCCGCTGCGCCGCGGAGGAGCAAGCGCGCCGTTCGCGCCCGGCGCCTGCGCCTGCACCCACTCGCGCACCCGCTCCCTCGCGCTGGCGCCGCCGCGCTCCCGCCGAACGCGTTCCCGCCGAGCGCCCTTACATCCCGCCCCCCGAGCCCGGCCGCGATCCGCGCGAGGTGCTGCGCGAAGGAGCGGAGGATCTGCGCCCGTACGTCGTGGCCGGCGCCGACGTGGCGGGGCGGCTGATCCGCGCGACGTTCGCGGTGATCCGCAGCGTGATCGTGTTCGGAGTGCTGGGCGCGATCGTGGGGGGAGTGTTCGCGTACAACCAGCGAGGCGACCTGGTGTGGCCGCTGATCTCCGGCGCCCTCATCGG
Coding sequences within it:
- a CDS encoding metallophosphoesterase, whose amino-acid sequence is MIQRDDLPPDGAPETGESPPAASLVPEDAHAPEPPPDDASAPAAEPQPAPEQAAAPALGGSTSQVNVLEVRELDWEGIRAAVSTPFPRERAERIIQRMEQRLAGGGPVGLAFEEYAAGPNDRAVLIGEDWPVGEVWFVGDLHGDLLALESALQHIDRSGGGADARIVFLGDLFDDGVHAAEVVLRVFELLLDGPMRVTVVTGNHDDAVQWEDGRFQSTVLPSDFTDWLNQASADGHPWAERLGRTIVHFFRRTPRALFFPDGLLVAHGGIPHTDLHPVLAECRDWNDPRVLQDFVWLRAHPRARKRIPNRTTRGSEFGREDFAAFCQVATRLGRPVSRMLRGHDHVEERFEAFPAWAEHPALTINTLSHRLPREVFGPYERVPVVARWVRGELPEVRRLFIPPDLIREIYPEPGDAEEGG